The Proteus terrae subsp. cibarius genome contains the following window.
ACCTAACCAAGCCACCAATTGAGCTGGACTCTCGTGCTGCTCAAATGACGTTTTAAGCTGGTCTAAACTCAGGATGTCATCCAATGTCAGACCGTACTGGTCTTGTAACTGAGTAGACACCTCGTGTTGATATTGCAGCCAGGCCCGCTCAAAAGCGGTTTGCTGCAATGCCATGTTTGGAACAAATACCATGGCCGTTACCCAAGCTCCTTGTGCGTCCGCATCTGCGATCAAAACAGGGTTCTTGGGGATCACGACACTATGTGTTGAGTACGACCGTTGTACTAACGTTCGACAACACGCCACTTCTGGTATCGATTCACTTTCAACCGCATCAGTCACACCACGAAAATGTGCTTCAAACTGGTTCAGTTGGCTGGGGGTATGGATGGTTGATTGCATAATTTCCTCTTACATAGTTCAGAGGACATGCGCCCTTCAGGGCAACATGCCCTCAAGGACGTTAGAAATAAAATGAGTTTGGTACAGTCGAACCAAGGTTTGGTCTGACGGTTGGTTGTGGTATTGCACGTAAGTTATCTGCCTGAGCAGATACTGGCTGTGCGGGTTTAGGTTCAGGTTTGGGCATCAGTTGTCTGATATCCAATTGACCTTCACCGTGCATTCTCATCTTGTCTGGATCAGACAAAATTAAAATGGTCGCCATCAGTTCGTGATAGAGATTGTCTGTCACAGGGCCAGTCTTCGGCAGACGAACAAATAAATTGTCCATCGCTTCAACCATCGGCTGAACTCGATGATCCAGGAATGACAAACCATCCAACTTGTCTCTTAACCGCTTCAGAGGATTAAGGGCACGCTGACTGATTTGATTCTTTCCTGCAACGGAACGCTCAAACAGTTCATTAGCATCACGAGCCACCTCCCTAAAGAGGGTGTGTCCCATGCCATTGACCTTGTCATCTAAGCCACCAGCTTGTTCAGCCGGTTGCATTCGATAGATGGCATAATCGAACTGAAGCCGTTGTTCCACGTCTTCGATGGGTGACAGCGCACGCCGGATTGCATCTGCAAATTCCGGGTGTTTTGCAACCCAGTCAAACGTCACCTGATCATAGTTGTCCAAGAACAGCTGCTTGCACTGCGCAAACTCCTGACCGATCCGGTCAAGCTCTGGAACAATCTGATCAATTCGGTCTTCAGGGACGGCATAGCCACCT
Protein-coding sequences here:
- a CDS encoding DUF3150 domain-containing protein, translating into MSIQTLDKLLICHIDCSIWSGRKKLRPEDFRLANGSQLPPKDVASLGSKKICDPEALANFERLKKEAQRLCEQVGVRFLGGYAVPEDRIDQIVPELDRIGQEFAQCKQLFLDNYDQVTFDWVAKHPEFADAIRRALSPIEDVEQRLQFDYAIYRMQPAEQAGGLDDKVNGMGHTLFREVARDANELFERSVAGKNQISQRALNPLKRLRDKLDGLSFLDHRVQPMVEAMDNLFVRLPKTGPVTDNLYHELMATILILSDPDKMRMHGEGQLDIRQLMPKPEPKPAQPVSAQADNLRAIPQPTVRPNLGSTVPNSFYF